The genomic region TCGCCGACGACCACCAGGCGGCGCTCTCGGTCGGCATCCCGCTCAAGACCATCTGGGCGATCGTCTGGTCGGTCGCCGGCATCGTGGCCCTGGTCGCCGGCATCATGTGGGGCAGCAAGGCCGGGGTGCAGTTCTCCCTGGCCCTGATCGCGCTCAAGGCCCTGCCGGTGCTGATCCTGGGCGGCTTCACCTCGATCCCCGGGGCGATCATCGGCGGGCTGATCATCGGTGCGGGCGAGCAGCTCGCAGAGGTCTTCATCGGGCCGCTCTTCGGCGGCGCGATCCAGGACTGGTTCGCCTACATGCTGGCGCTGGTCTTCCTGCTGTTCCGGCCCCAGGGCCTGTTCGGCGAAAAGATCATCGAGAGGGTCTAGTACCCACTTTCAGGATTGAGTGCATCGTATGACGAGCTTTCAAGACTTTCGGTTAGGAGCGTGGCCCGCCGTGATGCGGGGCATCACAAGGGCCGCGCAACGCGGTCCGAAAGTCTTGAAAGCTCGCCCGCAGGGTTGCCGAGGCGCCCGCCCGGCGTCGTCAGCGGCACTCACCAATGCGCGGGCATCGCTTTCGCACCGCTTCCTGGCCGGACAGACGCCTCGGCAATCAGACGACGCACCCAATCCTGAAAGTGGGTACTGAGCGATGCTCTACCGCGAGGCCGGCCAGTTCAAGACCAGCTACGGCCGCGACCAGGCGGTCTTCCCGATCCGCCAGGACCAGATCGGCATCGCCCTGCTGCTGGCGGTCGCGGTCCTCGGGGTCCCGGCGCTGGCCGGCGAGTACTGGCTGGAGACCATCTTCGTCCCCTTCCTGGTGTTCTCCCTGGCCGCCATCGGGCTCAACCTGCTGACAGGCTACTGCGGCCAGCTCAGCCTCGGCACCGGCGGATTCATGGCCTGCGGCGCCTTCTTCGCCTACAAGCTGACGACCGCCTTCCCCGAGCTGCACGTGCTGATCGTCTTCCTGCTGGCGGGCTTCGGCTCGGCCGCGGTCGGTGTGTTCTTCGGCATCCCCTCGCTCAGGATCAAGGGCTTCTATCTGGCCGTGGCGACCCTGGCCGCGCAGTTCTTCCTGGTCTGGATGTTCAACAAGTTCGACTGGTGGACCAACTACAGCCCTTCGGGCGTGATCTCGGCGCCGCCGCGCGAGGTCCTGCCCGGGATCTTCCTGACCGGCACCGAGGCGACGCCGATCACCAAGTACCTCTTCCTGCTGGGCCTGGTGGCGGTGCTGGCGCTGGTCGCCAAGAACCTGACCCGCAGCGCCATCGGCCGCTCCTGGATGGCGATCCGCGACATGGACATCGCCGCCGAGATCATCGGCATCCGGCCGCTCTGGGCCAAGCTCTCGGCCTTCGCGATCAGTTCCTTCTTCATCGGCATCGCCGGCGCGCTCTGGGCCTTCGTCTACACCGGCTCGGTCGAGGCCCTGGCCTTCCAGATCGACCGCTCCTTCCAGGTCCTCTTCATGGTCATCATCGGCGGCCTGGGCTCGATCCTCGGGTCCTTCCTGGGCGCCGCCTTCATCGTCCTGCTGCCGATCCTGCTGAACAACGTGCCGGCTGCGATCGGGCTGCAGATGTCGGTGGAGATGGTCTCACACCTGGAATTCATGATCTTCGGCGCCTTGATAATCTTCTTCCTGATCGTCGAGCCGCACGGCCTGGCCCGGCTCTGGCAGATCGGCAAGGAGAAGCTGCGCCTTTGGCCCTTCCCCTACTGACGGAAGGTCGACACCCTGCCCCCGATTGGCGGCCGTCGGAGGGCAGTGCTAGCTTGGATGGAATAAGCCGCCAGACAGAAAAGAGCTTTCGCGGAACAAGGGAGTTTATCGAGATGCAACTCAGGAAACTGGCTTTCGCTGCCGTCGGCGCGCTGGTGCTCGCCGGCACGGCGGTCACCCCGCCGGCCTCGGCGGCCGAGCAGTTCGTGCCGCTGCTGGTCTACCGGACCGGGCCCTACGCCCCCAACGGGATCCCGCTGGCCGACGGCTTCAACGACTACCTGCAGCTGGTCAACGAGCGCGACGGTGGGATCAACGGCGTCAAGCTGGCCTGGGAGGAGTGCGAGACCCAGTACAACAACGACCGCGGGGTCGAGTGCTACGAGCGCCTCAAGGCCAAAGGCGCGACCGGTTCCTCGGTGGTCAATCCCTACTCGACCGGCATCACCTATGCCCTGATCGAGCGGGCCACCGCGGACAACATCCCGGTCCTCTCGATGGGCTACGGGCGGGCCGACGCCTCCGACGGACGGGTCTTTCCCTACGTCTTCACCCTGCCGATCACCTACTGGGCCGGCGCCGACGTCATGGTGCAGTACGCGAACGAGCAGGAAGGCGGCAGCCTGAAGGGCAAGAAGATCGCCCTGGTCTACCACGACAGCGCCTACGGCAAGGAGCCGATCGCCACCCTGGAGCGCTTGGCCAAGGAGGAAGGCTTCCAGTTCCAGGCCTTCCCGGTCGCCCATCCGGGCCTGGAGCAGAAGGCGACCTGGCTGCAGATCGGCCGCCAGCTGCGCCCCGACTGGGTCTTCATGTGGGGCTGGGGCGTCATGAACTCGACCGCGATCAAGGAGGCCGCGGCGGTCGGCTATCCCATGGACCGCTTTATCGGGATCTGGTGGTCGGGGGCCGAGGCCGACGTCGTGCCGGCCGGTGACGCTGCCAAGGGCTACAAGTCGCTGAACATCACCGGGGTCGGCACCAACGCGCCGATCTTCGAGGACATCAAGAAGCTGCACGCCGACGGCAAGGGCCTGGCCGATCCGAAGCACATCGGCACGGTGCTCTACAATCGGGCGCTGGTGAACACCTTCTACTTCACCGAGGCGATCCGCACCGCCCAGACGAAGTTCGGCCAGAAGCCGCTGTCCGGCGAGGAGATCCAGTGGGGCTTCGAGAACCTCGACATCACCCAGGATACGATCGACAAGGCCGGGATGACCGGTCTGCTCTCGCCGGTGAAGCTGTCCTGCGCCGATCACGAGGGCGGCGGCGCCGCCGTGGTGCAGCAGTGGGACGGCGGCAAGTGGGCGGCCATCACCGACTTCATCTCGCCGCGCCGTGCGGCGCTGCGGCCGGCCTACGAAGCCTCGGCGGCGCAGTACGCCAAGGAGAAGGGCATCACGCCGCGCAACTGCAGCTAGGCAAGGGAAGGCGCGCCGCGGCCCCGTGACCGGGGGCCGCGGCCGCCGTCTCGGCCCGCCCAGAGCGGAGACCTCGCGCCATGACCCAACCCGCGGCCACCGCACTGCAGTCCGCCCCGGAGCCGGCGGCCGAATCGCCGTTGCTCTCGGTCAACAACATCGAGGTCATCTACGACCACGTCATCCTGGTCCTCAAGGGCGTCTCGCTGGAGGTGCCGGAAGGCGGCATCGTCGCGCTGCTCGGCGCCAACGGCGCCGGCAAGACCACGACCCTGAAGGCGATCTCCAACCTGCTGCGCGCCGAGCGCGGCGAGGTCACGAAGGGCTCGATCCTGCTCGGCGGGGACAAGGTCGACCGCCTGACCCCCAACGACCTGGTCCGGCGCGGCGTGGTCCAGGTCATGGAAGGCCGGCACTGCTTCGAGCACCTGACCGTCGAGGAGAACCTGCTGACCGGGGCCTATACCCGGCGCGACGGCCGGGCCGCGATCGACCGCGACCTGGAGATGGTCTACGGCTATTTCCCGCGCCTCAAGGAGCGGCGGGGCTCCCAGGCCGGCTACACCTCGGGCGGCGAGCAGCAGATGACCGCCATCGGCCGGGCCCTGATGAGCCGGCCCAAGATGATCCTGCTCGACGAGCCCTCGATGGGCCTGGCCCCGCAGCTGGTCGAGGAGATTTTCGAGATCGTCAAGCTGTTCAACGAGCGGGAGGGCGTCACCATCCTGCTCGCCGAGCAGAACACCAACGTCGCGCTGCGCTACGCCAAGTACGGCTACATCCTGGAGAACGGCCGGGTCGTCCTGGACGGCACCGCCGAGGCCTTGCAGGAGAACGAGGACGTCAAGGAGTTCTACCTCGGGCTCTCCGCCGGCGGCCGCAAGAGCTACCGCGACGTCAAGCACTACAAGCGGCGCAAGCGCTGGCTCGCCTGAGACCGGCCGTACCGCAGAGGCCGCCCCCGGAAC from Kiloniellales bacterium harbors:
- a CDS encoding branched-chain amino acid ABC transporter permease, which codes for MLYREAGQFKTSYGRDQAVFPIRQDQIGIALLLAVAVLGVPALAGEYWLETIFVPFLVFSLAAIGLNLLTGYCGQLSLGTGGFMACGAFFAYKLTTAFPELHVLIVFLLAGFGSAAVGVFFGIPSLRIKGFYLAVATLAAQFFLVWMFNKFDWWTNYSPSGVISAPPREVLPGIFLTGTEATPITKYLFLLGLVAVLALVAKNLTRSAIGRSWMAIRDMDIAAEIIGIRPLWAKLSAFAISSFFIGIAGALWAFVYTGSVEALAFQIDRSFQVLFMVIIGGLGSILGSFLGAAFIVLLPILLNNVPAAIGLQMSVEMVSHLEFMIFGALIIFFLIVEPHGLARLWQIGKEKLRLWPFPY
- a CDS encoding ABC transporter substrate-binding protein, which gives rise to MQLRKLAFAAVGALVLAGTAVTPPASAAEQFVPLLVYRTGPYAPNGIPLADGFNDYLQLVNERDGGINGVKLAWEECETQYNNDRGVECYERLKAKGATGSSVVNPYSTGITYALIERATADNIPVLSMGYGRADASDGRVFPYVFTLPITYWAGADVMVQYANEQEGGSLKGKKIALVYHDSAYGKEPIATLERLAKEEGFQFQAFPVAHPGLEQKATWLQIGRQLRPDWVFMWGWGVMNSTAIKEAAAVGYPMDRFIGIWWSGAEADVVPAGDAAKGYKSLNITGVGTNAPIFEDIKKLHADGKGLADPKHIGTVLYNRALVNTFYFTEAIRTAQTKFGQKPLSGEEIQWGFENLDITQDTIDKAGMTGLLSPVKLSCADHEGGGAAVVQQWDGGKWAAITDFISPRRAALRPAYEASAAQYAKEKGITPRNCS
- a CDS encoding ABC transporter ATP-binding protein, whose protein sequence is MTQPAATALQSAPEPAAESPLLSVNNIEVIYDHVILVLKGVSLEVPEGGIVALLGANGAGKTTTLKAISNLLRAERGEVTKGSILLGGDKVDRLTPNDLVRRGVVQVMEGRHCFEHLTVEENLLTGAYTRRDGRAAIDRDLEMVYGYFPRLKERRGSQAGYTSGGEQQMTAIGRALMSRPKMILLDEPSMGLAPQLVEEIFEIVKLFNEREGVTILLAEQNTNVALRYAKYGYILENGRVVLDGTAEALQENEDVKEFYLGLSAGGRKSYRDVKHYKRRKRWLA